One window of the Torulaspora delbrueckii CBS 1146 chromosome 6, complete genome genome contains the following:
- the SCT1 gene encoding bifunctional glycerol-3-phosphate/glycerone-phosphate O-acyltransferase SCT1 (similar to Saccharomyces cerevisiae SCT1 (YBL011W); ancestral locus Anc_4.96): protein MEKPVLAKGELQKDSSIVEKKPLDDNVENPAYEEIPIYRRLIYDFIIGLLTNIFDCFFREIRSRGGFKVPRQSPVIFVAAPHANQFVDPVILMGQVRKAVNRRVSFLVAEKSLRRKAVGFLARCSMSIGVVRAQDNLKPVRGKITVDIENPRKLIGHGTFFTTDCKPKGLIGLPKSMGSVEIDSIESDTVMIVRKEFKMGKSEVKSALTKGTSFKYADKVNQSHVYHKVFEHLAHKQCIGIFPEGGSHDRTDLLPLKAGVAIMALGCMEKHPEANVKIVPCGMNYFHPHKFRSRAVVEFGDPIDIPLELVEKYRNPETNREAVKEMLDTISEGLKAVTVTCSDYETLMVVQAMRRLYAGQLSSRLPLPMVVEMNRRLVKGYQTYRDDPKMIDLKKDIMRYNAQLRHYNLPDHLVETARINFIRNLSLLIFRSVRLLVSVVLALPGIIMFSPVFIVAKKISRKKAVEALAASSVKIKANDVIATWKILIGMGFAPLLYIFWSVLITYHFRSRFAHRFITFCVSYILCCAVTYSALIIGDIGMDIFKSLRPLYYSITSPQGLTSLQKERRILEEKITEVVNTFGPELFPDFDADSLREEYMVDEQEEDRKTAELKRRRLLRKKKDRKVESATQAPRSIDEEPELGVDHTESDAVSLVNSDNSLSNIPLFSGGRSETSLSSYMSGGESSGSEFMVEENVPSKDGLADKIAQAVWEKRTITDSNDEDKKKA from the coding sequence ATGGAGAAGCCGGTGCTAGCTAAGGGAGAATTACAAAAGGATTCctcaattgttgaaaagaagccATTAGACGATAATGTCGAGAATCCCGCTTATGAGGAGATACCAATCTACAGAAGACTAATCTATGATTTTATTATTGGCCTGTTGACTAAcatttttgattgtttCTTTCGAGAGATCAGATCTCGAGGTGGGTTCAAAGTTCCCAGACAGTCTCCAGTTATATTCGTTGCTGCTCCTCATGCAAATCAATTCGTGGATCCAGTGATTCTGATGGGTCAGGTCAGGAAAGCGGTCAATAGACGTGTGTCTTTCTTGGTCGCTGAGAAATCTTTGAGGAGAAAAGCAGTTGGGTTCCTAGCACGCTGTTCGATGTCAATTGGTGTAGTGAGAGCCCAGGATAATTTGAAACCTGTGAGAGGTAAGATTACAGTGGATATAGAGAACCCACGCAAGCTAATTGGTCATGGTACGTTCTTTACAACTGATTGTAAGCCAAAGGGCCTGATAGGTCTACCAAAGTCCATGGGAAGTGTTGAAATCGATTCCATTGAGAGTGATACGGTAATGATAGTGCGCAAAGAATTTAAGATGGGTAAGAGTGAAGTGAAAAGTGCCCTGACAAAAGGTACGTCGTTCAAGTATGCTGACAAGGTTAACCAATCGCACGTTTATCACAAAGTTTTTGAACATTTGGCTCATAAACAATGTATTGGTATCTTTCCTGAGGGTGGTTCACATGATAGGACCGATCTTCTACCATTGAAGGCCGGCGTGGCTATCATGGCTCTGGGGTGCATGGAGAAACACCCAGAAGCCAATGTTAAGATTGTACCTTGTGGTATGAACTATTTCCACCCTCACAAATTCAGATCAAGAGCCGTCGTGGAGTTTGGCGACCCAATCGATATTCCTCTCGAATTGGTTGAAAAGTACAGAAATCCAGAGACAAATAGAGAAGCTGTGAAAGAAATGTTGGACACAATTTCCGAAGGTTTAAAAGCGGTGACCGTTACCTGTTCCGATTATGAGACTTTGATGGTTGTTCAGGCAATGAGAAGATTATATGCTGGTCAATTATCGTCAAGGTTGCCATTGCCAATGGTCGTTGAAATGAATAGAAGACTGGTAAAGGGATACCAAACCTACAGAGATGATCCAAAAATGATTGACCTGAAGAAAGACATTATGAGATACAATGCACAATTGCGCCATTACAATCTTCCTGACCATCTTGTTGAGACCGCCCGAATCAATTTTATAAGAAACCTTAGCTTGTTAATTTTCAGATCAGTCCGTCTTTTGGTTTCAGTGGTTTTAGCTTTACCTGGTATTATCATGTTTTCACCTGTCTTCATTGTCGCTAAGAAGATTTCTAGAAAAAAGGCTGTGGAAGCCCTTGCCGCCTCGAGCGTCAAGATCAAAGCTAACGATGTCATTGCGACTTGGAAAATATTGATTGGGATGGGATTCGCTCCTTTACTTTACATATTCTGGTCCGTTTTGATTACCTACCATTTCAGAAGCAGGTTTGCGCATAGATTCATCACTTTCTGCGTATCCTACATCTTATGTTGTGCGGTTACTTATTCGGCTTTAATTATTGGGGACATTGGAATGGacattttcaaatctttgagaCCATTGTATTATTCTATTACATCTCCACAAGGTTTGACGAGTTTACAGAAAGAGCGTAGAATTTTGGAGGAGAAAATTACTGAAGTGGTTAATACCTTCGGACCAGAACTATTCCCCGATTTTGATGCTGACTCACTACGTGAAGAATACATGGTAGATGAACAGGAAGAGGACAGAAAGACAGCCGAactgaagagaagaaggttattaagaaagaagaaggacaGAAAGGTGGAAAGTGCAACGCAAGCTCcaaggtcaattgatgaagaacccGAATTAGGTGTTGATCACACAGAATCAGATGCCGTTTCACTTGTTAACAGTGACAACTCTTTGTCTAACATCCCTCTATTTTCAGGCGGAAGGTCTGAAACATCCTTATCATCGTACATGTCTGGAGGAGAATCATCAGGCTCTGAGTTcatggttgaagaaaatgtGCCATCTAAAGATGGTCTAGCTGATAAGATTGCTCAAGCCGTTTGGGAAAAAAGGACCATAACCGATTCcaatgatgaggataagaagaaagcttaA
- the FMT1 gene encoding methionyl-tRNA formyltransferase (similar to Saccharomyces cerevisiae FMT1 (YBL013W); ancestral locus Anc_4.95), translated as MYITVRPPVIRSQLNRRLFSHSPLNILFFGSDQFSIHSLKGINDLRQDGSKVGKLQVIARPPKWCGRKNSILRYPPIVKAAEELGLSSPLLCDTNADLVNLRQVVKDGQYNMIIAVSFGKLIPGKLINDVLYALNVHPSLLPRYKGASPIQYTLLNRDEKTGVTVQTLHPSKFDQGSIVARTKPLNVDQLLAKGITSEFEDDVPIKTAIMMDQLGMEGSNVLKDVITHGLYLRDCNETTEIEPSYAPKITTEMRQINWESDEPESLLNKLQVLGPIFTHKQITTRDGVTAKRILFHDLKVVSQCPDDLKKPGEFTFDESKRNLYVKCKTNCVQVNSIQFEGFKVDNAKQFMTSLRKRCGPEMAQQKVFL; from the coding sequence ATGTACATTACGGTAAGGCCCCCAGTGATACGTTCACAATTAAATCGACGACTGTTCTCTCACTCTCCTCTGAacattcttttctttggaagTGATCAGTTCAGTATCCACTCTTTGAAGGGTATCAATGATTTAAGACAAGACGGATCGAAAGTGGGAAAACTACAGGTGATTGCTAGACCTCCAAAATGGTGTGGGAGGAAGAATTCGATTTTAAGGTATCCTCCAATCGTAAAGGCAGCTGAAGAACTAGGACTTTCATCGCCGTTACTATGTGATACTAATGCCGATTTAGTAAATCTACGCCAAGTTGTCAAGGATGGTCAATACAATATGATAATTGCAGTTTCATTCGGTAAGCTGATACCGGGAAAGCTGATCAATGACGTTTTATATGCTTTAAACGTCCACCCTTCTTTACTACCACGATACAAGGGCGCATCTCCGATCCAATATACCTTGTTAAATCGCGATGAAAAGACTGGTGTGACAGTTCAAACCTTGCATCCTTCTAAATTCGACCAAGGCTCGATAGTTGCCAGGACCAAACCACTGAACGTTGATCAATTACTCGCCAAGGGCATAACGagtgaatttgaagacgatgTTCCTATCAAGACAGCCATCATGATGGATCAGCTCGGTATGGAAGGCTCGAATGTTCTCAAAGATGTGATCACGCACGGCTTATATCTCAGAGATTGCAACGAGACGACAGAGATCGAGCCAAGCTATGCTCCAAAAATTACCACAGAAATGAGACAGATTAATTGGGAATCTGATGAGCCTGAGTCCTTGTTAAACAAATTACAAGTTCTAGGGCCGATATTTACTCATAAACAAATAACCACCAGAGATGGGGTCACTGCTAAAAGAATACTATTTcatgatttgaaggtcGTTTCGCAGTGTCCTGATGACCTGAAGAAGCCTGGTGAATTTACGTTCGATGAGTCGAAAAGAAATCTTTACGTGAAGTGTAAAACAAATTGTGTTCAAGTGAACAGTATCCAATTTGAGGGATTCAAAGTAGATAATGCCAAGCAGTTCATGACAAGCTTGCGGAAGAGGTGTGGTCCAGAAATGGCCCAACAAAAGGTATTTTTATAA
- the TDEL0F02530 gene encoding uncharacterized protein (ancestral locus Anc_4.94), producing MKDQDSLEESKRLRRLHKFSTAARDKIINDPLNDRALLSRSSSNSVEELLRSSKTRNQLLNRLKNEDVNDSQLEHGLRKLREVIVSAYEQNKDDPSFQRDLLDVYQMSYEYYFIKKDYGKLGNIVLKFIFTHLQEISAEYAEYADIYILHVSHNEFDMGKCLTLIRSRNKIDDNTRKLLDLSLIFNNHTSCPSRWFELLAKMPESSLAYQFLRDSPAYKEMQKRCFTIVSKCYNQISSEFLLRQWFHCLLSQSELSQHYQTTTTPRGDQIIVFKRSKR from the coding sequence atgaaagatcaagattcGTTGGAAGAGTCTAAGAGGTTAAGAAGGTTACACAAATTCTCCACTGCGGCTAGAGATAAGATCATCAATGACCCTCTAAATGACAGGGCATTGCTAAGTCGGTCTTCATCGAACAGTGTAGAGGAATTGCTGAGATCTTCCAAGACCagaaatcaattgctgAATCGGTTGAAGAACGAAGATGTCAACGATTCACAACTAGAACATGGACTGAGAAAGCTTCGAGAAGTCATTGTCAGCGCATATGAGCAGAACAAAGATGATCCATCCTTTCAACGGGACTTGCTTGATGTATACCAAATGTCGTATGAGTActatttcatcaagaaagattacGGAAAGCTGGGAAACATTGTGCTGAAATTTATCTTCACACATTTACAAGAGATCAGCGCAGAATACGCAGAATACGCAGACATATATATCCTTCACGTCTCCCACAATGAATTTGACATGGGGAAATGTCTGACACTAATTCGCAGTCGAAATAAGATAGATGACAACACACGCAAATTGCTTGATTTGTCGCTAATTTTTAACAATCATACCAGCTGTCCAAGTAGATGGTTTGAACTACTCGCAAAGATGCCAGAGTCATCTCTCGCATATCAATTCCTCAGAGATTCACCAGCTTATAAGGAAATGCAAAAAAGATGCTTCACGATAGTCAGTAAATGTTAcaatcaaatttcttctgagTTCCTTCTCCGGCAGTGGTTCCACTGCTTACTATCACAGTCAGAACTCTCCCAACATTATCAGACTACCACCACTCCAAGAGGTGACCAGATTATAGTATTTAAGCGGTCTAAACGATAG
- the PGD1 gene encoding Pgd1p (similar to Saccharomyces cerevisiae PGD1 (YGL025C); ancestral locus Anc_4.93): MSGISDLLVPDMKLEELETSLATGGDDPKDRVDKAITDAQNSILPMRLQFNDFMHTMSNIDDLQNSTPMEKFNLIRSKVLDLSDKLQTMSEDVGKLHPLFDTIPEYSEKYGTKKFQPLETLRIPQSNSVSSPQTQNNAIVGANLNKKANRSNDGTPVSQTSTPMGSAVPTPYATTAKKPRKPRQPKKPQTPAAAAAAAAVAANGHIKSQASPTPPAHMVSSVPATNPVQMVNSVPPTNMMGTPMQNLMSPLGNTPNYGFSQQQSQQQPTPQQQQRQQYNSATKNSTMPQSQPMNLNSITPANILSMSMTGDPLHQQQQQNKKEFDPLDFNNLDFGNLNMDMI; this comes from the coding sequence ATGTCTGGTATTTCTGATTTGCTTGTTCCCGACATGAAgctggaagaattggagaCATCACTAGCGACAGGCGGTGATGATCCTAAGGACAGAGTGGACAAGGCGATAACGGATGCACAGAATTCGATTCTTCCGATGAGATTACAGTTTAATGATTTCATGCATACGATGTCGAATATAGATGATCTGCAGAATAGTACACCTATGGAAAAGTTCAATCTGATAAGAAGTAAAGTGCTGGACCTCTCCGATAAGCTACAAACCATGTCAGAGGACGTTGGAAAGCTGCACCCATTGTTCGATACTATACCAGAATACTCAGAAAAGTATGGGACCAAAAAATTCCAGCCGTTAGAGACCTTGAGAATACCCCAATCCAACTCTGTCTCTAGCCCTCAGACACAAAATAATGCAATTGTAGGCGCAAATCTCAATAAGAAAGCCAACAGGTCAAACGATGGGACTCCTGTTAGTCAAACTAGTACTCCCATGGGCTCTGCTGTACCCACTCCATATGCAACAACAGCCAAGAAGCCAAGGAAACCAAGACAGCCAAAGAAACCTCAAACACCCGCTGCTGCCGCTGCTGCAGCAGCAGTAGCAGCTAACGGCCACATTAAGAGTCAGGCATCGCCTACTCCGCCAGCTCATATGGTAAGCTCAGTGCCGGCGACCAATCCCGTGCAAATGGTGAACAGCGTACCACCAACCAATATGATGGGAACGCCAATGCAGAATCTTATGTCTCCACTGGGGAATACTCCCAACTATGGTTTCTCACAACAACAGTCGCAGCAGCAGCCAACTCcacaacagcaacagcgACAACAGTACAATTCTGCGACTAAGAACAGCACAATGCCCCAATCGCAGCCAATGAACCTAAACAGTATTACTCCAGCAAACATTTTGAGTATGAGCATGACTGGAGACCCTCTTCaccagcaacaacaacagaacaagaaggaattTGATCCATTGGACTTTAACAACCTGGATTTCGGTAATCTAAACATGGACATGATATGA
- the TRP5 gene encoding tryptophan synthase TRP5 (similar to Saccharomyces cerevisiae TRP5 (YGL026C); ancestral locus Anc_4.92), whose protein sequence is MSKQLRQTFADAKSEGRHALVTFMTAGYPTVDDTIPILKGFQDGGVDVIELGMPFSDPIADGPTIQVSNTVALQNGVTLKQTLDLVRQARESGVTVPIILMGYYNPVLNYGEEQFIKDAAIAGVNGFIIVDLPPEEALKVRNYVRESGLSLIPLVAPSTTDERLELLSEIADSFVYVVSRMGTTGAQTSVASDLGQLVTRVRKYTGDTPLAVGFGVSTREHFKDVGSLSDGVVIGSKIVTLCGEAPKGTAYNVAKEYVEGILAGQKHKVLTKDEYYKLQTTSIEEAKQTVALLNRFNEIHKHPSRFGEFGGQYVPEALHACLRELEAGFDDAVVDPKFWEEFRSLYPYIGRPSSLHRADRLAEHCGGAQIWLKREDLNHTGSHKINNALAQLLLAKRLGKTEIIAETGAGQHGVATATACAKFGLKCTVFMGAEDVRRQALNVFRMRILGAKVVAVTNGTKTLRDATSEAFRFWVTNLKTTYYVVGSAIGPHPYPTLVRTFQSVIGQETKQQFAELNDGKLPDAVVACVGGGSNSTGMFSPFEKDLSVKMLGVEAGGDGIDTKHHSATLTVGRPGVFHGVKTYVLQDNDGQVHDTHSVSAGLDYPGVGPELAYWKSTGRADFVAASDAQALQGFKLLSQLEGIIPALESSHAIYGACELAKKMRPDQHIIINVSGRGDKDVQSVAEVLPKLGPVIGWDLRFEEDPSVGQ, encoded by the coding sequence ATGTCGAAACAGCTGAGACAGACGTTCGCAGATGCCAAGAGTGAAGGTCGTCATGCGCTAGTCACTTTTATGACGGCAGGTTATCCTACGGTCGATGACACTATCCCAATTCTGAAAGGTTTTCAAGATGGTGGTGTCGATGTCATTGAATTGGGTATGCCATTCTCTGATCCAATTGCAGATGGTCCTACTATCCAGGTGTCCAACACTGTTGCATTGCAAAACGGTGTCACATTGAAGCAAACTTTAGATCTAGTGCGTCAAGCCAGAGAATCAGGTGTCACGGTTCCTATTATCCTTATGGGTTACTACAATCCAGTTTTGAACTACGGCGAAGAGCAATTTATCAAAGACGCCGCTATTGCTGGCGTTAACGGATTCATCATTGTGGATTTGCCACCTGAAGAAGCACTCAAGGTCAGAAACTATGTAAGAGAGTCTGGCCTAAGTTTGATCCCATTGGTTGCGCCATCTACCACTGATGAACGTTTGGAATTACTGTCAGAAATCGCAGATTCTTTCGTTTATGTTGTCTCGAGAATGGGTACTACTGGCGCTCAGACTTCTGTTGCCAGTGATTTGGGGCAGTTGGTTACCAGAGTACGCAAATACACCGGAGATACACCTCTGGCTGTCGGATTTGGTGTATCGACTAGAGAGCATTTCAAAGACGTTGGCTCTCTATCAGATGGTGTGGTCATTGGCTCAAAAATTGTCACATTGTGCGGTGAAGCACCAAAGGGTACTGCTTACAACGTAGCTAAGGAATACGTTGAAGGCATCTTGGCTGGCCAAAAACATAAAGTTTTAACGAAGGACGAATACTACAAGTTGCAGACAActtccattgaagaagcaaaacAGACAGTTGCTCTTTTAAACAGATTCAATGAAATTCACAAGCACCCAAGCAGGTTTGGTGAGTTTGGTGGTCAGTACGTTCCAGAAGCTTTACATGCCTGTCTGAGAGAGTTGGAGGCTGGTTTCGATGACGCTGTTGTCGACCCTAAATTTTGGGAAGAGTTCAGATCTCTATATCCATACATTGGCCGTCCCTCGTCTCTTCACAGAGCTGATAGACTTGCTGAACACTGCGGTGGTGCTCAAATTTGGTTGAAGAGAGAAGACTTGAATCACACCGGTTCTCATAAAATCAACAATGCTTTGGCTCAGTTGTTGCTGGCTAAGAGACTGGGTAAGACAGAAATTATCGCCGAGACAGGTGCAGGTCAACACGGTGTCGCCACTGCGACAGCGTGCGCTAAATTCGGGTTGAAGTGTACTGTCTTCATGGGTGCTGAAGATGTTCGTCGTCAAGCTCTAAATGTCTTTAGAATGAGAATCCTAGGTGCAAAGGTTGTTGCAGTCACTAACGGTACCAAGACTTTGAGAGACGCTACATCTGAAGCCTTCCGTTTCTGGGTAACCAACTTAAAGACTACTTACTACGTTGTGGGATCTGCCATTGGTCCACATCCATATCCAACTTTGGTTCGTACATTCCAAAGTGTCATTGGCCAAGAAACCAAACAGCAATTTGCTGAACTGAACGATGGTAAGCTGCCTGACGCAGTGGTCGCATGTGTCGGTGGTGGTTCTAACTCTACTGGTATGTTCTCACCATTTGAGAAGGATCTAAGTGTTAAAATGCTCGGTGTTGAAGCAGGAGGTGACGGTATCGATACAAAACATCACTCTGCTACTCTTACCGTCGGTAGACCAGGTGTCTTTCACGGTGTCAAGACATACGTTCTACAAGACAACGACGGTCAAGTTCACGACACGCATTCCGTTTCGGCAGGTCTTGATTACCCAGGTGTTGGTCCAGAATTAGCTTACTGGAAATCTACTGGTCGTGCCGATTTCGTCGCTGCCAGCGACGCCCAGGCCTTGCAAGGCTTCAAACTGCTTTCTCAACTTGAAGGTATCATTCCAGCTCTAGAGTCATCTCACGCCATCTACGGTGCTTGTGAGTTGGCCAAGAAAATGAGACCAGATCAACACATCATTATCAATGTCTCCGGTAGAGGAGACAAAGATGTTCAAAGTGTAGCTGAAGTGTTGCCCAAGCTAGGTCCAGTCATCGGCTGGGACTTGAGATTCGAGGAAGACCCTTCGGTGGGCCAATGA
- the RRN6 gene encoding Rrn6p (similar to Saccharomyces cerevisiae RRN6 (YBL014C); ancestral locus Anc_4.91): MESELPRKSPTGAQLGLGVRSAALYVSERQQSNGSESKWLGACDDQLAVDLSKLCVSNKRCIINDRATRTPSNDEIDDDDDILSSDDEEMDEEANEHWREVLLSRLNWDRLSPVIPPNLQYFKDVEFDDEHMYDVKQNQVKSPLDFVPENLISDLTRSDLVSPTRNKGKPNAKGSISYDPAVGSLLITGAVQTIPDLRNNYNQHHIIAFSCGKTNSILKIGLLEYTSPSSLTEQIRQAASIQLGSTIKGIKLPEYSSMLDRRSDLIGVMTESALHVIKIECITSRMEIKTSVCEPLPFQDFSDFPFADFAFNPWDLQQFAVIDVKGNFGIGRLPKSFKIGHKARILREYGGSIFDPEELSNWKKIEWSSSFSRLLVMDRSKMIELDFRQDWQLEVIQSKTWSRLLDYQRLDDDYGILLTSREIIVISTKQTSEHISREVSWKHDLDPNDSTLRFCIRKVNSGGKKLLLVSIFSRNHSFLYIHPFLMNGDESLIQSAGSSTILQIPHIKNGLRGIWLHDSTINDLNESQKLDIFQEVCLSLFVNETDGGKLWHYIISNDSTKLENWGTYTDASRTNLSDVEIDVLWPKHMHHKLDQIKKSITFTKTDKEDTAAEDKLLQAYGYQLSEAINELLIDWNDPQESLLGTQPLIKDLVEIPHDFNLKEFGSMLSQLFNHYHDQALVFTKFDTISSPILYEKIEDLEMLYNKLLQCWDLVTPDSEILTQGVIKHVIYSCLRLWKPSLYKAKETQIFDSLSKPYRNIIGMWDDDDTDLIRPQTDTTSADYSGILASSQSQIPTIKSSQSRPAKKHRMVAAGLTTGRVSKPSSNISSLRDTGSTFSMLSSSQPSNTLPDTMTPAFTLMHPPSASLSQSQSSQRSRRKKKRVGGFG, translated from the coding sequence ATGGAGAGTGAACTCCCGAGGAAATCACCCACAGGTGCTCAGTTGGGTTTAGGTGTGCGAAGTGCGGCACTATACGTTAGTGAAAGGCAGCAATCGAACGGCAGTGAATCTAAATGGCTAGGAGCCTGTGATGATCAGCTAGCTGTGGACCTTAGCAAGCTATGCGTTTCCAATAAACGTTGCATAATAAATGATCGAGCTACTCGTACTCCATCAAACGACGAGAtcgacgatgatgatgatattctCAGTTcagacgatgaagagatggatGAGGAAGCAAATGAACATTGGAGAGAGGTCCTTTTGTCAAGGTTAAACTGGGATAGACTTTCACCTGTCATTCCACCGAATTTgcaatatttcaaagacgtGGAATTCGATGATGAGCACATGTACGATGTTAAACAGAATCAGGTTAAGTCGCCGCTCGATTTTGTGCCAGAAAACTTGATATCTGACCTGACTCGCAGTGATCTGGTTTCTCCTACACGAAATAAAGGTAAACCAAATGCTAAGGGTTCCATATCTTATGATCCAGCAGTTGGTAGTCTGCTCATTACGGGTGCGGTACAAACAATTCCAGACCTAAGAAATAATTACAACCAGCATCATATCATAGCATTCAGTTGTGGGAAGACTAATTCGATACTGAAGATAGGTCTTTTAGAGTATACGTCGCCAAGTTCTCTTACGGAACAAATACGACAAGCCGCGTCCATTCAATTGGGATCCACGATCAAAGGAATCAAGTTGCCAGAATACTCATCGATGCTTGATAGGAGAAGCGATTTGATAGGCGTTATGACAGAAAGTGCGCTTCATGTAATCAAGATTGAGTGCATCACATCACGCATGGAGATCAAGACAAGCGTATGTGAGCCTCTCCCGTTCCAGGATTTTAGCGATTTCCCGTTTGCTGATTTTGCATTCAACCCCTGGGACCTTCAGCAGTTTGCAGTTATAGATGTTAAAGGAAACTTCGGAATCGGTCGTCTACCTAAATCGTTTAAAATAGGTCACAAGGCTCGCATTCTTCGAGAATATGGCGGGAGCATATTCGACCCCGAAGAATTGtcgaattggaagaaaatagAATGGTCTTCTTCGTTTTCTAGGCTGCTGGTAATGGATAGGTCAAAGATGATTGAACTTGACTTTAGGCAAGATTGGCAATTGGAAGTAATACAGAGTAAGACTTGGTCTAGGTTGCTAGATTATCAAAGgttggatgatgattatgGAATACTTTTGACAAGTAGGGAAATCATAGTGATCAGTACAAAACAAACGTCGGAGCATATTAGTAGAGAAGTATCATGGAAGCATGATTTGGACCCTAACGACTCGACACTCAGATTTTGCATACGAAAAGTGAACTCTGGGGGCAAAAAACTGTTACTTGTCAGCATATTCTCTAGGAACCATTCCTTCCTCTACATTCATCccttcttgatgaatggTGATGAATCATTAATCCAGTCTGCGGGTAGTTCAaccattttgcaaattccaCATATCAAAAATGGCTTACGCGGTATTTGGTTGCATGATTCAACGATAAATGACCTTAAtgaaagtcaaaaattagacatttttcaagaagtaTGTCTCAGCCTTTTCGTTAATGAAACTGATGGTGGAAAACTTTGGCATTACATAATCTCTAATGACAGCACCAAACTAGAGAATTGGGGGACGTACACTGATGCCTCGAGGACCAATCTTTCAGATGTAGAGATTGATGTCTTATGGCCAAAGCACATGCACCATAAGCTCGATCAGATAAAAAAATCGATTACTTTTACAAAGACTGATAAGGAGGACACGGCTGCGGAAGATAAGCTTTTGCAGGCTTATGGCTATCAGCTGTCTGAAGCAATAAATGAACTCCTCATTGACTGGAATGACCCGCAAGAATCATTACTTGGAACTCAGCCGCTGATCAAGGACCTCGTAGAAATTCCACATGACTTTAATCTAAAGGAATTTGGCTCGATGCTTTCGCAGCTTTTTAATCATTACCACGATCAAGCATTGGTCTTCACTAAGTTTGATACAATTTCATCGCCTATACTGTACGAAAAGATCGAAGATTTAGAAATGCTTTACAACAAACTATTGCAGTGTTGGGATTTGGTGACACCAGATTCTGAAATTTTGACCCAAGGTGTGATCAAGCATGTCATCTACAGTTGTCTTCGCCTCTGGAAACCATCTCTGTACAAGGCTAAAGAGACACAGATATTCGATTCCTTAAGCAAACCATATCGTAATATTATTGGCATGTgggatgatgatgatactgATTTAATTCGACCACAGACGGATACAACTTCCGCTGATTACTCAGGCATCCTCGCAAGCAGCCAGTCACAGATACCTACTATTAAATCTTCACAGTCACGTCCTGCAAAGAAACATAGAATGGTGGCCGCTGGACTTACCACAGGCAGAGTATCAAAGCCCTCCAGTAACATATCATCTCTTCGAGATACAGGTTCGACTTTCTCAATGCTTTCGTCTTCCCAACCATCCAATACCTTGCCAGACACAATGACACCAGCATTTACTTTGATGCACCCTCCAAGTGCTTCACTATCACAGTCACAAAGCTCTCAGCGGTCAAGAcgtaagaagaagagagtCGGAGGGTTTGGTTAG